The following are encoded together in the Perca fluviatilis chromosome 23, GENO_Pfluv_1.0, whole genome shotgun sequence genome:
- the LOC120553526 gene encoding uncharacterized protein LOC120553526, which yields MMDVAATCTKSEDESPVVLTAVPEMIWDDLTEKQPSSPDVSEDLQTKSSSVASENKMQIQKKRKKLKLTNSVTWKEVNPHSKVNSAVESIQINNIVSLFTNQMGDAGENGPLYPKCDSGPFSEDETDDDDDDDWLFIPISISDLKFESDNEDQDSPDIHVLDDGETGDQERQCDTSPTHWPSPNPVPASHPPQIETFDTLASFMKQALGRSTPNMDWTLRENHNQLRTGESL from the coding sequence ATGATGGACGTTGCTGCCACTTGCACAAAGAGTGAAGATGAGAGTCCAGTAGTTCTCACAGCGGTGCCTGAAATGATCTGGGATGACCTGACTGAGAAGCAGCCGAGTTCACCTGATGTCTCGGAGGATCTTCAAACAAAGTCTAGTTCAGTGGCATCGGAAAACAAGATGcaaatacaaaagaaaagaaaaaaattgaagCTCACCAACAGTGTTACCTGGAAGGAAGTAAATCCACATTCCAAGGTAAATTCAGCAGTTGAGAGTATTCAGATTAATAACATAGTATCACTTTTTACAAACCAAATGGGGGATGCAGGTGAAAATGGTCCATTATACCCTAAATGTGACAGTGGTCCTTTCTCTGAAGATgagactgatgatgatgatgatgatgactggTTATTCATACCTATAAGCATATCAGACCTCAAATTTGAATCAGATAATGAAGACCAGGATAGCCCAGACATACATGTGCTAGATGATGGGGAAACAGGAGACCAAGAAAGACAATGTGACACAAGCCCAACACACTGGCCATCTCCGAATCCAGTACCAGCGTCTCATCCTCCCCAGATCGAGACATTTGACACTTTGGCCAGCTTTATGAAACAAGCATTAGGCAGGAGCACACCGAACATGGACTGGACTCTGAGGGAAAACCACAACCAACTAAGAACAGGAGAGAGTCTGTAG